In a single window of the Spirochaetaceae bacterium genome:
- a CDS encoding DNA-processing protein DprA, whose product MAETMIRSVEDLIGPLNEIERKYAPRQLWVAGDPSIFAHGRIASVVGSRHPSPAGVRRTRRLVSELVKRDIAVLSGLALGVDTVAHTTAIERGGRTIAVLGAPLGEATPRSNARLQGLIIREHVAVSQFARGSIVQKWNFAVRNRTMALLSPATVVVEAGEGSGTRYQGWEALRLGRPLYFLESAVGAGDIQWINEQIEYGAEILTDANCAAVLDAIPTRLPIPAHGLEEILPF is encoded by the coding sequence GTGGCTGAGACCATGATCAGGTCGGTCGAGGATCTGATCGGTCCGCTCAACGAGATTGAACGGAAGTACGCTCCCCGGCAACTGTGGGTGGCCGGTGATCCATCGATCTTCGCGCATGGGCGCATCGCCTCGGTGGTGGGATCACGCCATCCATCCCCGGCCGGAGTCCGGAGGACTCGCCGACTGGTGTCCGAGTTGGTGAAACGGGACATCGCCGTACTCAGCGGGTTGGCGCTGGGCGTCGACACGGTGGCCCACACCACCGCCATAGAGCGCGGCGGCCGCACGATCGCCGTGCTTGGTGCTCCACTCGGTGAGGCAACGCCCCGGAGCAATGCACGGCTGCAGGGTCTCATCATCCGAGAACACGTTGCCGTCTCTCAGTTTGCTCGCGGGAGCATCGTCCAAAAGTGGAACTTCGCGGTACGCAACCGGACCATGGCATTACTGTCACCGGCAACCGTTGTCGTGGAGGCCGGCGAGGGCAGCGGCACCCGGTACCAGGGGTGGGAGGCACTGCGCCTCGGGCGCCCACTGTATTTTCTCGAGTCGGCGGTGGGGGCGGGGGACATCCAGTGGATCAACGAGCAGATCGAGTACGGCGCCGAGATTCTGACCGATGCAAACTGTGCCGCCGTTCTCGACGCGATCCCTACCCGCCTGCCGATTCCGGCGCATGGGCTTGAAGAGATATTGCCCTTCTGA